Proteins co-encoded in one Parascardovia denticolens DSM 10105 = JCM 12538 genomic window:
- a CDS encoding HIT family protein → MSFKEKQMCIICERIQMIRNGTNPYFVKELETGYVVLGDNQHFKGYTLFLLKEHVTELFDLEGDIKARFLEEMTTVAQAVSKAFCAEKMNYECLGNGDAHLHWHLFPRTTGDLEDYGNNGRGPVWWYPREKMYSDCNRPSDKELEAMKQTLRKELESMLL, encoded by the coding sequence TTGAGTTTTAAGGAGAAGCAGATGTGCATTATTTGTGAAAGAATACAGATGATAAGAAATGGCACAAATCCATATTTTGTGAAAGAGCTTGAAACGGGATACGTTGTTCTTGGGGATAATCAGCACTTCAAGGGATACACATTGTTTTTGCTGAAGGAACATGTAACAGAACTTTTTGACCTTGAAGGGGATATCAAAGCACGGTTCCTTGAAGAAATGACCACTGTAGCACAAGCGGTTTCGAAGGCTTTTTGTGCGGAAAAGATGAACTATGAATGCTTAGGAAACGGTGACGCACATCTGCACTGGCACCTGTTCCCAAGAACGACAGGCGACCTTGAAGACTATGGGAACAATGGCAGGGGCCCTGTTTGGTGGTATCCAAGGGAAAAGATGTATTCGGATTGCAACAGGCCGAGCGATAAGGAGCTTGAAGCAATGAAGCAAACCTTACGGAAAGAACTTGAAAGCATGTTGTTATGA
- a CDS encoding class I SAM-dependent methyltransferase, which yields MNADRLNTAQLKELWKQEESIAHTHGWDFSHIHGRYEEEDVLPWDFRAVIQSYRKDSMELMDMETGGGEFLLSLHHPNENTAAIEGYPPNVELCEEVLPPLGIDFKEADGGETLPFSDESFDMITNRHGDYDAAELRRVLKPDGLFLTQQVGAENDRELVQLLLPHISKVPYPKQYLDVRKAELLEDGFEVLESGEAHQPIRFFDVGALVWFARIIEWEFPGFSVKNRLEQLCKAQDIFDKNGVIEGSIHRFYIVARKKR from the coding sequence ATGAACGCAGACCGATTAAACACAGCACAATTAAAAGAACTCTGGAAACAGGAAGAATCCATTGCCCATACCCACGGATGGGATTTTTCCCATATCCACGGCAGATACGAGGAAGAAGATGTTTTGCCGTGGGACTTTCGAGCGGTCATTCAGAGCTATCGGAAAGACAGCATGGAGCTGATGGATATGGAAACCGGCGGCGGAGAGTTCCTGCTTTCGCTTCATCACCCCAATGAAAATACAGCGGCAATTGAGGGATACCCGCCCAACGTGGAATTATGCGAAGAAGTTCTGCCGCCGCTGGGAATTGATTTTAAGGAGGCTGACGGAGGCGAAACACTTCCATTCTCTGACGAAAGTTTTGATATGATCACAAACCGGCATGGCGATTATGACGCCGCAGAGCTGCGGCGCGTATTGAAACCGGATGGGTTGTTCCTTACTCAGCAGGTGGGAGCCGAAAATGACCGGGAGTTGGTTCAGCTTCTTCTTCCCCATATCTCGAAAGTCCCTTATCCCAAACAATACCTTGATGTGAGAAAAGCGGAGCTTCTCGAAGACGGCTTTGAAGTGCTGGAAAGCGGAGAAGCCCACCAGCCGATCCGTTTTTTTGACGTGGGCGCTCTTGTCTGGTTTGCAAGAATCATAGAGTGGGAGTTTCCCGGTTTTTCCGTGAAAAACAGACTCGAACAACTTTGCAAGGCGCAGGACATCTTTGATAAGAATGGCGTGATTGAGGGAAGCATCCACAGATTTTATATCGTGGCAAGAAAGAAGCGATAG
- the purK gene encoding 5-(carboxyamino)imidazole ribonucleotide synthase, with amino-acid sequence MPSLSEITEGRILSLGRGATVGIVGGGQLGRMMAISARYMGLKVGVLDPTDDCPTGQVADFQIVADYDDQEAIRQLAQRCDVLTYEFENVDADALDQVSDLVAIPQGTDLLRVTQHRIHEKTFINQHGIETAPWKQVDSRFDLEAALSEIGYPAVLKTATGGYDGHGQLVIKSEDDLEQLDKLQPWAGHRTSADGFPPCVLEGFVDFDFEASILVSGNGRDYVTFPLVRNDHRNNILHMTIAPAQVPETVADEAWKLALTLAEGFRLAGTLAIELFVTKNGRVLVNELAPRPHNSGHYTIEACSISQYDAHIRGIIGWDLEQPRLLSPAVMVNILGQHVAATQKLAPSHPEWNVHDYGKAQIKTNRKMGHITVLTEDTGRTVQELEATGCWDDLD; translated from the coding sequence ATGCCAAGCTTGTCTGAAATCACGGAGGGAAGGATTCTCAGCTTGGGCAGGGGAGCGACCGTAGGCATCGTCGGTGGAGGCCAGCTGGGGCGGATGATGGCCATCTCCGCCCGGTACATGGGGTTGAAGGTCGGCGTCTTGGACCCTACTGATGATTGCCCGACCGGGCAGGTGGCCGATTTTCAGATTGTGGCCGACTACGATGACCAGGAGGCCATTCGTCAATTAGCCCAGCGCTGCGACGTGCTCACCTACGAGTTTGAGAACGTGGATGCCGACGCTTTGGACCAGGTGTCCGATTTGGTCGCCATTCCCCAGGGGACGGATCTGCTCCGGGTGACCCAGCATCGGATTCATGAGAAGACTTTCATCAACCAGCATGGCATCGAAACCGCCCCCTGGAAACAGGTGGATTCCCGCTTTGACTTGGAAGCCGCTCTGAGCGAGATCGGTTATCCAGCCGTCTTGAAAACAGCGACCGGTGGTTACGACGGCCACGGTCAGCTGGTCATCAAATCCGAGGATGACCTTGAACAGCTGGATAAGCTCCAGCCGTGGGCCGGCCACCGGACTTCCGCTGATGGCTTCCCTCCCTGTGTTCTTGAAGGCTTTGTCGACTTCGACTTCGAGGCCTCCATCCTGGTTTCCGGCAATGGCCGCGACTATGTGACTTTCCCCCTGGTCCGCAATGACCACAGGAACAACATCCTGCATATGACCATCGCTCCCGCCCAAGTGCCGGAAACGGTTGCTGATGAAGCCTGGAAATTGGCCCTGACCTTAGCCGAAGGATTCCGACTCGCCGGCACCTTGGCCATCGAGCTTTTCGTCACCAAGAATGGGCGGGTCCTGGTCAACGAGCTGGCCCCCCGGCCCCATAATTCCGGTCATTACACCATAGAGGCCTGCTCGATCAGCCAGTATGACGCCCATATCCGTGGCATCATCGGCTGGGATCTGGAGCAGCCTCGTCTGCTCAGCCCCGCCGTCATGGTCAACATTCTTGGCCAGCATGTGGCCGCCACGCAGAAGCTGGCTCCCAGCCATCCGGAGTGGAACGTCCATGATTACGGCAAGGCCCAGATCAAGACCAACCGGAAGATGGGCCATATCACCGTTTTGACAGAAGATACCGGGCGAACAGTCCAGGAGCTGGAAGCGACCGGCTGCTGGGATGACCTCGACTAG
- a CDS encoding MFS transporter — MTLSRVLSALGSSIYNLVFVVFAASMYHSSIAVNIANITMALPALFTVFVGMAADKTREKARWVIVFGFAQAVIFTLVAIVVRQSGWFAFSVVCLFNVISDVMGDYGTGLRMPMIQRNVAKDDLMEAFSFSSVMGTLCSLAGQALGVWILKISANNYSIVALFNALSFLLASLVLFFIRDMLTYGPSVEGESGRGSKEGSKRDGTLEKDTAEADFREDGEPQVEDRPQEGQRPQSEKNGFISHMKTLFGNLQKIFDQNGEGGFIGLLTTALFINALGGSVEGIYNIYLLHHSIFSLTYSQSLLLVSVILVVGQLAGGLTPHDFFAKQSFGTLITLISGVFLTMGLLNTLNAPVLISLVVYAFGVFLSGKVNPKMSSMIMTSLPADVLAETSNLLTLLFTLSIPIGTALFGTIAAWNVKAGWIVFLVLSVVTLMVALLNRKGIDGKKR; from the coding sequence ATGACTTTATCCAGGGTCCTGAGCGCTCTGGGATCATCCATTTACAACCTGGTCTTCGTCGTTTTCGCCGCCAGCATGTATCACTCGTCCATCGCCGTCAACATCGCCAACATCACCATGGCCCTGCCGGCCCTTTTCACGGTTTTCGTGGGAATGGCCGCTGATAAGACCAGGGAGAAAGCCCGCTGGGTGATTGTTTTCGGCTTCGCCCAGGCGGTGATCTTCACCCTCGTGGCCATCGTCGTCAGGCAAAGCGGTTGGTTCGCCTTCTCCGTAGTCTGTCTGTTCAATGTGATTTCCGATGTGATGGGGGATTACGGGACCGGACTGCGGATGCCGATGATCCAAAGAAACGTGGCCAAGGATGATCTGATGGAGGCTTTTTCCTTCTCCTCGGTCATGGGGACGCTCTGCTCTTTGGCTGGTCAGGCATTGGGGGTCTGGATCCTGAAGATTTCCGCAAATAATTATTCCATCGTGGCCTTGTTCAACGCCCTTTCCTTCCTCCTGGCCAGCCTGGTCCTCTTCTTCATCAGGGACATGCTCACCTACGGTCCCTCCGTGGAAGGGGAGTCGGGAAGGGGCTCAAAAGAGGGCTCGAAAAGGGACGGCACTCTGGAAAAAGACACCGCGGAGGCGGACTTTCGAGAGGATGGCGAACCGCAGGTTGAAGACAGGCCTCAGGAAGGGCAGAGGCCTCAATCGGAGAAAAACGGCTTCATATCGCACATGAAGACCTTGTTCGGCAACCTGCAGAAAATCTTCGACCAGAATGGGGAGGGAGGCTTCATCGGCCTGCTGACCACAGCGCTCTTCATCAACGCTTTAGGCGGGAGCGTGGAAGGCATCTATAACATCTACTTGCTTCACCATTCCATTTTCTCTTTGACCTACAGCCAGTCCCTGCTCCTGGTCTCGGTGATTCTGGTCGTCGGTCAGCTGGCGGGTGGCTTGACTCCTCATGACTTTTTCGCCAAGCAGTCCTTCGGCACTTTGATCACTCTTATCTCAGGTGTTTTCCTGACTATGGGCCTGTTGAACACCCTCAATGCTCCCGTGCTGATTTCCCTGGTGGTCTACGCCTTTGGAGTCTTCCTGTCAGGAAAGGTCAACCCTAAGATGAGCTCCATGATCATGACGAGCCTGCCTGCGGATGTGCTTGCGGAGACCAGCAATCTGCTCACTCTGCTTTTCACCCTTTCCATTCCTATCGGCACGGCCCTGTTCGGGACCATCGCCGCCTGGAATGTAAAGGCCGGATGGATCGTCTTCCTGGTCCTTTCCGTGGTCACTCTTATGGTCGCCTTGCTGAATCGGAAAGGAATCGATGGGAAGAAGCGCTAG
- a CDS encoding dolichyl-phosphate beta-glucosyltransferase, producing MTVIDSATENVAHTESEGGIISWVRPKRVDVDLVIPVYNEEEELDDSVRLLASYLLGRTNEFGAPVADGTRAAFTWNIVIADNASTDFTWAIAAKLCEDFPGFIRAIHLDEKGRGRALKTAWGQSQARVVAYMDVDLSTSLANLDDLILPLLGNQADLAIGSRLLPQSRIRRSIKREFISRSYNLLLRTYCQARFHDAQCGFKALRLETARKLLPLIQDDAWFFDTELLLLAQYQGLRLREIPVRWVEDAGSTVDIFDTAVKDLQGMARTRRTLNSLSSEGTGEKENARAKTGANATAKAGAGASANPAPALLPDFRGALIPRKLSYTV from the coding sequence ATGACTGTCATCGACAGCGCCACGGAAAACGTTGCACATACCGAAAGCGAGGGAGGCATCATCAGCTGGGTCCGCCCCAAACGGGTGGATGTGGACCTGGTCATCCCGGTCTATAACGAAGAGGAGGAATTGGACGATTCGGTCCGGCTCCTCGCCTCCTATCTCCTCGGGCGCACGAACGAGTTCGGAGCCCCTGTCGCCGATGGGACCAGAGCCGCTTTCACCTGGAACATCGTCATAGCCGATAACGCCAGCACGGATTTCACTTGGGCGATTGCGGCCAAGCTCTGCGAGGATTTCCCCGGCTTTATCAGGGCCATTCACCTTGACGAGAAGGGTCGTGGACGCGCGCTCAAAACGGCTTGGGGCCAGTCGCAAGCCCGGGTCGTCGCTTACATGGATGTGGATCTTTCCACCAGCCTGGCCAATCTTGACGACCTGATTCTGCCTTTGCTGGGCAACCAGGCCGATCTGGCGATTGGATCCCGCCTGCTTCCCCAGTCCCGGATTCGGCGCTCGATCAAGCGCGAGTTCATTTCCCGCTCTTATAACCTGCTGCTGCGGACCTACTGCCAGGCCCGTTTCCATGATGCCCAATGCGGGTTTAAAGCCCTGAGGCTTGAAACCGCGCGGAAACTGTTGCCCCTGATTCAGGATGACGCCTGGTTCTTCGACACCGAGCTCCTTCTTTTGGCTCAGTACCAAGGCCTGCGGCTGCGAGAGATTCCGGTCCGCTGGGTGGAGGATGCGGGGTCCACAGTGGACATCTTCGACACCGCGGTCAAAGACCTTCAAGGGATGGCCCGGACGCGCAGAACCCTGAATTCGCTCTCTTCGGAGGGCACAGGCGAAAAGGAGAATGCCAGAGCGAAGACCGGAGCGAATGCTACGGCGAAGGCGGGCGCAGGCGCCAGCGCGAATCCAGCGCCGGCTCTCCTCCCCGATTTCCGTGGGGCCCTGATTCCGCGCAAGTTGAGCTATACGGTATAG
- the purE gene encoding 5-(carboxyamino)imidazole ribonucleotide mutase, which produces MAHYQQSDKPVVAVVMGSASDWETMKKACDILDLFKVPYSKQVVSAHRTPELMADFAHGAREKGIHVIIAGAGGAAHLPGMIAAQTTVPVIGVPVRSHALSGWDSLLSIVQMPGGIPVATTAVGNSGATNAGLLAVSILSTTDEVLAQALADYRQELKDLVEESNAKLV; this is translated from the coding sequence ATGGCTCACTATCAGCAATCGGATAAGCCCGTGGTGGCGGTCGTCATGGGATCTGCCAGCGATTGGGAGACCATGAAGAAAGCTTGCGACATTCTGGACCTTTTCAAAGTCCCCTACAGCAAGCAGGTCGTCTCCGCTCATCGGACCCCTGAATTGATGGCTGATTTCGCTCACGGCGCTCGCGAGAAGGGAATCCATGTCATTATTGCCGGAGCTGGGGGAGCCGCCCATTTGCCCGGTATGATCGCCGCCCAGACCACTGTGCCGGTCATCGGCGTTCCTGTGCGCTCGCATGCTTTGAGCGGTTGGGATTCTTTGCTGTCCATCGTTCAGATGCCGGGCGGCATCCCCGTGGCCACCACCGCAGTCGGCAATTCCGGGGCTACCAACGCTGGCCTTCTGGCGGTCAGCATCCTGTCGACCACGGACGAGGTTCTGGCTCAGGCTCTGGCCGATTATCGGCAGGAGCTGAAGGACCTGGTGGAGGAATCGAATGCCAAGCTTGTCTGA
- a CDS encoding pyridoxamine kinase — MTVQTIQPTPQPLYRRDPLYIPRVAAVHDMCGYGKCSLTAAIPILSAAGCDVCPVPTAILSAHTRYQVFTMHDTTDILSGYLDAWRQENVDLDAIYSGFLGNAGQVSLIERLYSEYPHALRLVDPVMGDGGQMYPTYTQELCDAMGRLADGADVLMPNLTEASILTHQEYAGQNLTDAQVNEVLESLLNLGAKNVVLKGIDHEDGKLHNYVASAAAGVERKAELAHVKLPYMIHGTGDAFASALCGAIMAERTVPQAAHIAGEFVRHAMESTRNQPNFEERGVSFELTLSELTGLVASR, encoded by the coding sequence ATGACAGTTCAGACTATCCAGCCGACACCGCAGCCCCTCTACCGACGGGACCCTCTTTACATCCCCCGCGTCGCCGCCGTGCATGACATGTGCGGTTATGGAAAGTGCTCCCTGACCGCGGCGATCCCCATCCTCTCCGCCGCCGGTTGCGACGTCTGCCCGGTGCCGACGGCCATCCTGTCCGCCCATACGCGGTATCAGGTATTCACCATGCATGACACGACCGATATCCTTTCGGGATATCTTGACGCTTGGAGGCAGGAAAACGTTGACTTGGACGCCATCTACTCCGGTTTCCTCGGCAACGCGGGGCAGGTCTCTCTGATCGAACGCCTGTATTCGGAATATCCGCATGCCTTGCGCCTCGTCGATCCCGTCATGGGCGACGGGGGGCAGATGTATCCGACTTATACGCAGGAGCTCTGCGACGCCATGGGCCGCTTGGCGGACGGGGCGGACGTCCTCATGCCCAATCTGACGGAGGCCTCCATCCTTACCCACCAGGAATACGCTGGCCAGAACCTGACCGATGCCCAGGTGAACGAAGTCCTGGAAAGCCTGCTCAACCTGGGTGCGAAAAACGTCGTCCTCAAAGGAATCGACCACGAGGATGGGAAACTGCACAACTACGTGGCTTCCGCCGCAGCCGGAGTGGAGCGGAAGGCGGAGCTTGCCCACGTCAAACTGCCGTATATGATTCACGGGACGGGGGACGCCTTCGCTTCCGCCCTCTGCGGGGCCATCATGGCGGAGCGCACCGTGCCCCAGGCAGCCCATATCGCAGGCGAATTCGTGCGGCATGCCATGGAATCGACGAGAAACCAGCCCAATTTCGAAGAACGGGGAGTGAGTTTTGAACTCACCCTTTCCGAACTCACCGGTCTGGTGGCTTCCCGCTGA
- a CDS encoding Rgg/GadR/MutR family transcriptional regulator — MGFSLGGAFKSLRESRHMSLAQATGGQFSRSMLSKFESGEHDISATKLLQALNNIHCSWDDFMSLAIPEEARQTDPTSPADETRQSGLASGPGSDDFAFLDKELNDLMGRLAMDKVPFALKEIYERESAIADQGVECAYFMLRAIVVKSVWVAYDDSVRLTDQEEELLSDYLFGIGFWTQMDYFILSHVSTLMPAARFTAYVKEMLEKSRYFHTEKTNHMAMVTALLNGYLRCIGQHDFPDAAFLRKRLGSLLDPGTDGYIQIVFLFAQGYELYARGKRADGERKMKQTILILRLLGDNQQAAYYLQSMKGIFQEEGYDSEDSVTSDEADE, encoded by the coding sequence ATGGGCTTCAGTTTAGGCGGCGCTTTCAAAAGTTTGCGGGAGTCCCGGCACATGTCCCTGGCTCAGGCGACAGGCGGACAGTTCTCGAGGTCCATGCTGTCTAAATTCGAATCAGGGGAGCATGATATTTCCGCCACCAAACTTTTGCAGGCTTTGAATAATATTCATTGTTCCTGGGACGATTTCATGTCTTTGGCGATTCCCGAAGAGGCTCGCCAAACGGACCCGACCAGTCCCGCGGATGAAACAAGGCAGTCCGGCTTGGCCAGTGGCCCAGGCAGCGATGATTTCGCTTTCCTGGATAAGGAATTGAATGACCTGATGGGACGGTTGGCTATGGATAAGGTCCCTTTCGCCTTGAAGGAGATTTATGAGCGGGAATCCGCTATCGCGGATCAAGGGGTCGAGTGCGCTTACTTCATGCTGCGGGCCATTGTGGTCAAGTCCGTCTGGGTTGCCTACGATGACTCGGTCCGTCTGACCGACCAGGAGGAGGAACTTCTCAGCGATTATCTTTTCGGCATCGGCTTCTGGACCCAAATGGATTATTTTATCCTTTCCCATGTCAGCACCCTGATGCCGGCCGCGCGATTCACCGCCTATGTGAAGGAGATGCTGGAGAAGAGCCGATACTTCCACACAGAGAAAACAAACCATATGGCCATGGTGACCGCCTTGCTCAACGGGTATCTGCGTTGCATAGGCCAGCATGACTTTCCCGATGCCGCCTTTCTGCGCAAGCGGCTGGGCTCGTTGCTGGATCCCGGCACCGACGGCTACATCCAGATCGTCTTCCTTTTCGCCCAGGGATACGAGCTCTACGCGAGGGGGAAGAGAGCCGACGGCGAGAGGAAGATGAAGCAGACCATCCTAATTCTGCGGCTCTTGGGGGATAATCAGCAGGCTGCTTACTATCTGCAAAGCATGAAGGGGATCTTCCAGGAGGAAGGATACGATTCCGAAGATTCCGTCACGTCTGATGAGGCGGATGAGTGA
- a CDS encoding YccF domain-containing protein, whose protein sequence is MRFLGNLIWLLLGGLITALVWSLLGIAFCITIIGVPLGVQCFKFAGLTLAPFGKSVRLSQNTIFFNILWLIFFGWELASAYVVFALLNYITIIGIPFGRQSMKLAALAAWPFGAVVTND, encoded by the coding sequence ATGCGCTTCCTTGGAAATCTGATCTGGCTTCTTTTGGGTGGCCTCATCACGGCTCTTGTTTGGTCCTTGCTTGGAATCGCCTTCTGCATCACCATTATCGGCGTACCGTTAGGCGTTCAATGCTTCAAATTCGCGGGATTGACCCTCGCTCCATTCGGAAAAAGCGTCCGCCTTTCCCAGAATACGATCTTCTTTAATATCCTTTGGCTGATTTTCTTCGGATGGGAGCTTGCTTCCGCTTATGTCGTTTTTGCCTTGCTGAATTACATCACCATCATCGGCATACCGTTTGGACGGCAATCGATGAAGCTAGCCGCCCTGGCTGCCTGGCCTTTCGGAGCCGTCGTCACAAACGACTGA
- a CDS encoding YraN family protein — translation MTQQLLESAIDHVSGPGHMYTRLNDLTGKEVGRIGEDIAADYLGSLGYRILDRNWNCRYGELDIVALSPPFHSKQFIVVAEVKTRRTDICGSPLEAVTDRKLAHLRRAAFLWLDAHPHFPHHPMRIDVIGISLHEDEHGYAPIISHVKEV, via the coding sequence ATGACACAGCAACTGCTAGAGTCCGCGATCGACCACGTCAGCGGTCCGGGCCACATGTACACACGACTGAATGACCTGACCGGGAAGGAGGTCGGGAGAATCGGCGAAGACATAGCCGCCGATTATCTCGGCAGCCTCGGTTACCGCATTCTTGACCGTAACTGGAATTGCCGCTATGGGGAGCTGGATATCGTCGCCCTCTCTCCGCCCTTTCATTCCAAGCAATTCATCGTGGTTGCGGAAGTCAAGACCAGACGCACGGACATCTGCGGTTCTCCTTTGGAAGCGGTCACCGACCGTAAACTCGCCCACTTGCGCCGGGCCGCTTTCCTCTGGTTGGACGCCCATCCCCATTTTCCACATCACCCCATGAGAATCGACGTCATCGGGATTTCCCTGCATGAAGATGAGCACGGTTATGCCCCGATCATCTCCCATGTGAAGGAGGTCTGA
- a CDS encoding mannosyltransferase YkcB-related protein translates to MTSSVQQPQRVLQRIRRTQRENGLTNANRFLLPKRRATDWAAVGLLLIAAACVFFINLTASGYANEFYSAAAQAGSKSWKAFLWGSLDSGNAITVDKPPASLWFMALSVRLFGLNSFAILLPQALMGVTTTYLIYALVRRYWGNWAGIIAGASFITTPVTALMFRFNNPDALLVLLMVAACYAVMRSLELDTSRKGNRARTRWMILAGMFVGFGFLTKQLQVMLILPGIAVAFLLASPTKIGRRILDSLAAIVSMIISAGWWVLLTVIVPASDRPYIGGSQNNSFLELTFGYNGFGRLTGNETGSVVPGDGRNGAGANGTGLEASGHGMGTEAPAGGAGTMGANGTMGSKGGMWGETGWTRLFGSEFAGQITWLALFALAGLVIGLILSRKSKRTSLRRASTLIFGGWLLVTWLTFSFMSGIFHAYYTVALAPAIAVLTAIAIVGLWSRRSTAWAPLTAGGLAILTSLWSHKLVSSANGYSALATAILICGILGGILLILPGLAHLIHRNRAATPAQTRDLSGPARSSGLSGLSESSRLSGASESSKSTGSSSPVGLTAKGIISFALVLSAFAVFAGPTAWTLATISTGHQGSMPTAGPQTAGGFGGIMGGPQGKGMMGSDGSISSRPSLPGNNSQNSQNAQGQQMQQRQQLQQGNQMPQGRGFGQGQPPSQNGQQGMSSSPESGESGTGGPDGGSDMNSQGLQGLQGAQGSQGNQGSQGNRFGFGPRESAKDGMGGGLNGGLMGGQGASTNSTLVSMLKKNASSYRWVAATVGSQSAAGYQLASEEAVMAIGGFNGSDNYPTLAQFKEYVSQGLIHYFIAGGGMGGQQNGGSSSASAIAAWVAKNFTAKTVNGTTVYDLTKGK, encoded by the coding sequence ATGACCTCATCGGTCCAACAACCTCAAAGAGTTCTTCAAAGAATTCGAAGAACTCAAAGGGAAAACGGCCTGACCAACGCCAACCGTTTCCTCCTCCCTAAAAGACGAGCGACTGATTGGGCTGCGGTCGGCCTGCTGCTCATCGCGGCCGCTTGCGTCTTCTTCATCAATCTGACGGCTTCCGGTTATGCGAACGAATTCTACTCGGCCGCAGCCCAAGCCGGGTCGAAGAGCTGGAAAGCCTTCCTGTGGGGATCGCTCGACTCGGGGAACGCCATCACCGTGGATAAGCCACCTGCCTCGCTCTGGTTCATGGCCCTCTCGGTGCGTCTTTTCGGACTCAACTCTTTCGCGATTCTTCTCCCGCAAGCCTTGATGGGCGTGACGACCACCTACCTGATTTACGCTCTGGTACGCCGATACTGGGGCAACTGGGCCGGAATCATCGCCGGAGCTTCCTTCATCACGACCCCGGTCACCGCTCTCATGTTCCGTTTCAACAATCCTGACGCCCTGCTGGTCCTGCTGATGGTCGCCGCCTGCTACGCGGTCATGCGGTCTTTGGAACTGGATACCAGTCGTAAAGGAAATCGGGCGCGGACCAGGTGGATGATCCTCGCCGGCATGTTCGTCGGCTTCGGATTCCTGACCAAGCAGCTGCAAGTCATGCTGATCCTCCCTGGAATCGCGGTCGCCTTCCTCCTCGCCTCTCCCACCAAAATCGGCCGAAGAATCCTTGATAGTCTGGCTGCGATCGTCTCCATGATCATCTCCGCCGGCTGGTGGGTTCTGCTCACCGTCATCGTTCCCGCCTCGGATCGTCCTTATATCGGTGGGTCGCAAAACAACTCCTTCCTGGAACTGACCTTCGGTTATAATGGCTTCGGGCGTCTGACCGGAAATGAAACAGGGTCCGTCGTTCCCGGCGACGGGCGGAATGGAGCCGGGGCGAATGGGACCGGGCTCGAAGCCTCCGGCCACGGCATGGGAACCGAAGCTCCTGCCGGCGGCGCCGGCACCATGGGAGCCAACGGCACCATGGGCAGTAAAGGAGGCATGTGGGGCGAAACCGGTTGGACCCGCCTGTTCGGCTCTGAATTCGCCGGGCAAATCACCTGGCTGGCCCTCTTCGCCCTCGCTGGCCTGGTCATCGGCCTGATTCTCAGCCGGAAGAGCAAGCGGACCAGCCTTCGCCGGGCTTCGACCCTGATTTTCGGCGGCTGGCTCCTGGTCACCTGGCTGACTTTCAGTTTCATGTCCGGGATTTTCCACGCTTACTATACGGTCGCGCTAGCTCCGGCCATCGCCGTCCTGACCGCCATCGCCATCGTGGGGCTCTGGTCACGCAGGTCCACGGCTTGGGCTCCGCTGACAGCAGGCGGCCTGGCAATCCTTACCTCACTCTGGTCTCATAAGCTGGTCTCTTCCGCGAACGGCTACTCCGCCCTTGCCACGGCCATCCTGATCTGCGGAATCCTTGGAGGAATCCTCCTGATTCTTCCTGGACTCGCTCATCTGATTCATCGAAACAGGGCTGCTACACCCGCCCAAACCCGCGACCTTTCTGGTCCTGCAAGGTCCTCAGGACTTTCAGGCCTTTCGGAGTCCTCCAGACTCTCCGGAGCCTCAGAATCCTCGAAATCCACAGGATCCTCAAGCCCCGTCGGCCTTACGGCTAAAGGCATCATCAGCTTCGCCCTCGTCCTTTCCGCCTTCGCCGTCTTCGCCGGACCGACCGCGTGGACTCTGGCGACCATTTCCACCGGTCATCAGGGATCAATGCCGACGGCTGGTCCTCAAACAGCTGGTGGCTTTGGTGGCATCATGGGCGGACCTCAAGGAAAAGGCATGATGGGCTCTGACGGTTCGATTAGCTCTCGCCCATCACTTCCCGGAAACAATTCCCAGAACTCTCAGAATGCCCAAGGGCAGCAAATGCAGCAAAGACAACAACTGCAGCAGGGGAATCAAATGCCGCAAGGGCGGGGATTCGGACAAGGACAGCCGCCTTCTCAAAACGGACAGCAAGGAATGTCTTCGTCCCCTGAATCAGGTGAATCAGGGACCGGCGGTCCTGATGGTGGCTCGGACATGAATTCCCAAGGCTTACAAGGGCTTCAGGGCGCCCAAGGATCCCAGGGGAACCAAGGCAGCCAAGGCAATCGTTTCGGATTTGGTCCCCGTGAGAGTGCAAAGGATGGAATGGGAGGCGGCCTGAACGGCGGTCTTATGGGCGGACAAGGAGCTTCGACCAACAGCACGCTCGTGTCCATGCTCAAGAAGAACGCCTCCTCTTACCGATGGGTCGCCGCGACCGTGGGGTCCCAATCAGCGGCCGGTTATCAGCTGGCCAGCGAAGAAGCGGTGATGGCGATAGGCGGATTCAACGGATCCGATAACTATCCCACCCTGGCTCAATTCAAAGAGTACGTCTCACAAGGATTGATCCACTACTTCATCGCAGGTGGAGGCATGGGAGGACAGCAGAACGGCGGTTCATCCTCAGCTTCCGCCATCGCTGCCTGGGTCGCGAAGAATTTCACCGCCAAGACCGTCAACGGAACTACCGTTTACGATCTGACAAAAGGCAAGTGA